The following proteins come from a genomic window of Methanosarcina sp. MTP4:
- a CDS encoding pyridoxamine 5'-phosphate oxidase family protein, with protein MVKLPADVKEALVNQQVASLGTADKNGVPNVCLMGFVKAQDDETLVMANVFWKKTLANLQENPKATVTAYLPPKAYQIKGSIELVTEGPLMNEINGWVASKMANLKPKGAALLHVEEIYSLSPPNAGEKIT; from the coding sequence ATGGTAAAACTTCCAGCAGATGTAAAAGAAGCGCTTGTAAACCAGCAGGTTGCCTCCCTGGGGACCGCTGATAAAAACGGGGTACCGAACGTATGCCTGATGGGTTTTGTCAAAGCCCAGGACGATGAAACACTGGTTATGGCCAACGTGTTCTGGAAAAAGACCCTGGCAAACCTTCAGGAAAACCCAAAGGCAACAGTAACGGCTTACCTGCCCCCCAAAGCTTATCAAATAAAGGGGAGCATTGAACTGGTTACCGAGGGCCCTCTCATGAATGAAATCAACGGGTGGGTTGCCTCCAAAATGGCAAACCTGAAGCCTAAAGGGGCGGCCCTCCTCCACGTAGAAGAAATTTACAGCTTAAGTCCCCCCAATGCCGGAGAAAAGATCACGTAA
- a CDS encoding winged helix-turn-helix domain-containing protein, protein MKPFEGLLGNNCELRIIEFLLPLEGIEFNVTELAEEVGVSRPSVIKSIKKFLEWGLIKSKRAGNLTYYSMNHESPIIKNIQQLNNLLIEKMLGDDVLYEIHEYIESKSFSVETSATKISLNRNFEMSNWSDSFSTEIHKPLWCDTSFNLPDDFRCSEPRSSYSPSGAT, encoded by the coding sequence ATGAAACCTTTCGAAGGCTTATTGGGAAATAACTGTGAGTTGAGAATAATTGAATTTCTATTGCCTCTAGAAGGGATAGAATTCAATGTGACTGAACTTGCCGAGGAGGTCGGCGTGTCCAGACCCTCAGTCATAAAATCAATCAAAAAATTTTTAGAATGGGGTCTGATTAAATCAAAGAGAGCAGGAAATTTAACATATTATAGCATGAATCATGAATCTCCAATTATTAAAAACATTCAGCAGCTTAACAATCTATTAATTGAAAAAATGCTTGGGGATGATGTGCTATATGAAATCCATGAATACATTGAGAGCAAAAGTTTTTCCGTTGAAACATCTGCTACAAAAATTTCTTTAAATAGGAACTTTGAAATGTCTAACTGGTCAGATTCTTTTTCAACTGAAATTCACAAGCCATTATGGTGTGATACTTCTTTTAATCTTCCAGATGACTTCCGTTGTAGCGAACCCAGATCAAGTTATAGTCCATCGGGGGCAACGTAA
- a CDS encoding winged helix-turn-helix domain-containing protein: protein MPQIKKLLKWDLLTYDPNEDLYKLSDMGALIVEKIEEFLNIINIYAENHEYWETRDLSEIPYHMRKRIGNLVHCELLEANRDCLFEFHPTFVENVLNSKYVMMASSTFQPHTVSIFSKLLRNNSKVTCVFTEQIFNKYLEDYPEQFNSFLSHENMNVSMRSGHIGPLTLVVTDRFMGLWLFDKNGRFDGTTLISYEASALKWGRELFTYYSSISNLVYIDPDSGKMEITGYNITKANKF from the coding sequence ATGCCTCAGATAAAGAAACTCCTCAAATGGGACCTGCTTACTTACGATCCCAATGAAGATTTATACAAGCTGTCTGACATGGGGGCTTTGATAGTTGAAAAAATAGAAGAATTTCTCAATATTATAAACATCTATGCGGAGAATCATGAGTACTGGGAAACCCGGGACCTTAGTGAAATCCCCTACCATATGAGAAAACGTATCGGTAACCTTGTGCACTGTGAACTGCTGGAAGCAAACAGGGATTGTTTATTTGAGTTTCATCCAACCTTCGTGGAAAATGTTCTGAATTCCAAGTACGTAATGATGGCCAGTTCGACTTTCCAGCCTCATACAGTCAGCATATTTTCCAAGCTTCTCCGTAATAATTCAAAAGTTACCTGTGTGTTTACGGAGCAGATTTTCAACAAATATCTGGAAGATTACCCGGAACAGTTTAACAGCTTCCTTTCCCATGAAAATATGAACGTCTCCATGCGTAGCGGGCACATCGGCCCCCTTACCCTGGTAGTCACGGACAGGTTCATGGGCCTGTGGCTTTTTGATAAGAACGGAAGGTTCGACGGGACTACCCTGATAAGTTATGAGGCCAGTGCACTTAAATGGGGTCGAGAACTCTTTACTTACTATTCAAGCATCTCCAACCTTGTCTACATCGACCCGGACAGCGGGAAAATGGAGATCACGGGGTATAACATCACAAAGGCCAACAAATTCTGA
- a CDS encoding DUF5611 family protein, producing MQQYKLKRGFKPEIERIYSVMQECFPGEIVREGDVLETAYGAMAKITVSIENKKLVVDTVSNPSMMDDETILQTNRYFRDFLYKATGYTGKERLKQAKKEVSGK from the coding sequence ATGCAGCAGTACAAGTTAAAACGCGGCTTTAAGCCCGAAATCGAAAGAATTTACTCGGTAATGCAGGAATGCTTCCCGGGAGAAATTGTAAGGGAAGGAGATGTCCTTGAGACAGCTTATGGGGCAATGGCAAAGATCACGGTCTCGATCGAGAATAAGAAACTTGTCGTTGATACTGTTTCCAACCCCTCGATGATGGACGATGAGACTATCCTGCAGACGAACAGGTATTTCCGGGACTTCCTCTACAAGGCTACCGGCTACACGGGAAAAGAACGCCTCAAGCAGGCAAAAAAAGAAGTCAGTGGCAAATAA
- a CDS encoding DUF1699 family protein, whose protein sequence is MKIRVVSSRDEIFSLNPNERIVHMAFRPSNKDILSLVETCPKIEVIQLPKSYRRTVSTSIEMFLEMQRIQLIEGDVWGHRKDINEYYSIPPSVIEEIKELKMEGESAEAIEEKVSRARKLNPEMVAYIIKKEVTV, encoded by the coding sequence TTGAAAATAAGGGTTGTGAGTTCAAGAGATGAAATCTTTTCATTGAATCCAAATGAGCGAATAGTGCACATGGCTTTCAGGCCTTCGAATAAGGATATCCTTTCGCTGGTCGAAACCTGCCCGAAGATTGAGGTAATACAGCTCCCCAAATCATACCGACGGACTGTTTCAACGTCCATCGAAATGTTCCTTGAAATGCAGCGTATCCAGCTCATTGAAGGAGATGTCTGGGGACACCGGAAAGACATAAACGAGTATTACAGCATACCTCCATCGGTCATTGAGGAAATAAAAGAACTGAAAATGGAAGGCGAATCTGCCGAAGCTATAGAAGAAAAAGTTTCAAGGGCAAGAAAGCTTAACCCCGAAATGGTTGCATACATCATTAAAAAAGAAGTCACCGTCTGA
- a CDS encoding chorismate pyruvate-lyase family protein translates to MNTDFLEKLKSLEIPTCLRVCCGTDGSVTFLLEIMTRQPVEVRTESQHIIKADREMAALLGVEEGSEVNDRKVRLYAGGTVFVHARSLSPLERMPGTMREQLMSADIPIGRILRSHALETRRDMAELEILESEPTFDGIPVLSRTYKIVHDNHVLMWINERFPIDERWKL, encoded by the coding sequence TTGAACACCGATTTTCTGGAAAAACTAAAGAGCCTGGAGATTCCCACCTGCCTCCGGGTCTGCTGCGGGACAGACGGCTCTGTCACCTTTCTCCTTGAGATAATGACCCGCCAGCCCGTGGAAGTCAGGACCGAGTCCCAGCACATAATCAAGGCTGACAGAGAAATGGCTGCCCTCCTTGGAGTAGAAGAAGGAAGCGAGGTAAATGACAGGAAGGTAAGGCTCTATGCAGGCGGCACGGTCTTTGTCCATGCAAGGTCCCTTTCCCCTCTTGAGCGCATGCCAGGGACCATGCGAGAGCAGCTCATGAGTGCCGACATTCCCATAGGCAGGATCCTGCGCAGCCACGCCCTTGAGACCCGCCGCGACATGGCAGAACTTGAAATCCTGGAAAGCGAACCCACTTTCGACGGCATCCCGGTCCTTTCCCGCACCTATAAAATCGTCCACGACAACCATGTCCTCATGTGGATCAACGAACGCTTCCCCATAGATGAGCGCTGGAAACTCTGA
- a CDS encoding IS1182 family transposase: MFKKYDQKQQFLLPLSLEEFVPENHIARVLNDLIDLVDISDIESTYSEEGCPAYHPRFLLKILLYGYLINIRSSRKIEQMTQTDTAFMYLAAMQKPDFRTICRFRSTHLDSIKEIFSQVVTFCKEMDMIGSSISIDGTKVKANASPRQSKSSDALKKEIDKILKESIEIDKQEDEIYGDSTPYQVPEELVNKQKRVEKIKAAMKKIDEEKLKKVNITDNDAKIMKHKDGSKKPSYNCQVAVDEKEQIIVASDVVDEENDLHQVVPMIENVKETLGYKPTIVLADAGYFSYDNVKFLLDQEIDAYIPDNFYEVEKRGKTKKFRKSLFKYDPEKDCYYCPAAFEIPFTRIQKRNDEPDLRYYVCKYCSLCVLKNACTESENRTISRDPREYLMENMRAKLNTEEGTEQYQKRMCTVEPVFGQMKQDRGFREFLLRGKRKTKIEFLMMCTVHNIKKIADFMKREGKSLKEILNMITGRGNECRNKGGITARKASMVR; the protein is encoded by the coding sequence ATGTTCAAAAAGTACGATCAAAAGCAGCAATTTTTACTTCCATTAAGCCTGGAAGAGTTTGTTCCTGAAAACCATATTGCCAGAGTGTTAAACGACCTCATAGATCTCGTTGATATCAGTGATATTGAGTCCACTTACTCTGAGGAAGGTTGTCCTGCCTATCACCCAAGATTTCTTTTAAAAATCTTACTCTACGGGTACCTTATAAACATTAGAAGTTCACGCAAGATAGAGCAAATGACACAAACTGATACTGCTTTTATGTACCTTGCAGCTATGCAAAAACCTGATTTCCGCACTATTTGTCGATTCCGTTCAACTCATCTTGACTCTATTAAAGAAATATTTTCACAGGTTGTCACGTTTTGTAAGGAAATGGATATGATTGGTTCCAGTATTTCGATCGATGGAACAAAGGTTAAGGCAAACGCTTCACCAAGACAAAGTAAAAGTTCCGACGCTCTCAAAAAAGAGATCGATAAGATACTCAAAGAAAGCATTGAGATCGATAAACAGGAAGACGAAATTTATGGTGATTCGACACCGTACCAGGTGCCAGAAGAACTGGTTAACAAGCAGAAAAGAGTAGAGAAAATCAAAGCTGCTATGAAAAAAATTGACGAAGAAAAGTTAAAAAAAGTAAACATCACAGACAACGATGCTAAAATTATGAAGCATAAAGATGGAAGCAAGAAACCTTCCTATAATTGTCAGGTTGCTGTTGATGAAAAGGAACAAATAATCGTTGCATCAGACGTTGTCGATGAAGAAAATGACTTGCATCAAGTTGTACCAATGATAGAAAATGTAAAGGAAACACTGGGATACAAGCCGACAATAGTGCTGGCAGATGCAGGTTATTTTTCATATGATAATGTGAAATTTTTACTCGATCAAGAAATTGATGCTTATATTCCTGATAACTTTTATGAAGTAGAGAAAAGGGGAAAAACAAAGAAGTTCAGAAAATCTCTCTTTAAATATGATCCGGAAAAGGACTGTTATTATTGCCCTGCTGCTTTTGAAATCCCATTTACAAGAATCCAAAAAAGGAATGATGAGCCAGATTTACGGTATTATGTCTGCAAGTATTGTTCTTTGTGTGTGTTAAAAAATGCATGTACTGAGAGTGAAAACAGGACAATATCAAGAGATCCAAGGGAGTACCTCATGGAGAATATGAGGGCTAAACTGAATACAGAAGAAGGAACGGAACAGTATCAGAAAAGAATGTGTACTGTAGAACCTGTGTTTGGCCAGATGAAACAGGATAGAGGATTCAGGGAATTTCTTTTGAGAGGGAAAAGGAAGACAAAAATTGAGTTTCTTATGATGTGTACTGTACACAACATAAAGAAAATAGCAGATTTCATGAAAAGAGAAGGAAAAAGCCTGAAGGAAATACTGAATATGATAACCGGGAGAGGAAATGAATGTAGGAATAAAGGGGGAATTACTGCAAGAAAGGCAAGTATGGTACGTTGA
- a CDS encoding DUF6932 family protein, whose amino-acid sequence MSAIPEFEDNGNLPLGFIKPKLTEFQMCFVNGFPESVTREKIFDGYIRYCSLLIPLNIATLQWVNGSYTTHKIDPNDIDFVTHISGIELDESYEEIKEDFNKIIDKEWAKSECKCDVYFIIIYPPELSELYEDMIKNIEYWSKWFTHDRKNNPKGIIEFDLSDSSFDIDSVGGIGSD is encoded by the coding sequence ATGAGTGCGATTCCAGAATTTGAAGATAATGGAAACTTACCACTAGGATTCATAAAACCAAAATTAACAGAATTTCAGATGTGTTTTGTGAATGGTTTTCCGGAATCGGTTACTCGAGAAAAAATCTTTGATGGGTATATTAGATATTGTTCTTTACTTATACCTCTCAATATAGCTACTCTACAATGGGTAAACGGAAGTTATACAACACATAAGATAGATCCCAATGACATTGATTTTGTAACTCACATCAGTGGTATTGAACTAGATGAATCTTATGAAGAAATAAAGGAAGATTTTAACAAAATTATCGATAAAGAATGGGCAAAATCTGAATGTAAATGTGATGTCTACTTTATTATTATATACCCACCCGAACTCTCTGAATTGTACGAGGATATGATAAAAAACATAGAGTATTGGTCAAAATGGTTTACTCATGACCGGAAAAATAATCCAAAGGGCATAATTGAGTTTGATTTATCAGATAGTTCTTTCGATATAGATAGTGTTGGAGGTATAGGGAGTGATTGA